CGGAGATGTGGAGGGAGTCTCGAGATTGGCTGCCCATCGATGCCTCGATGCGACCCTgggaaaaacttgaagatgtGGTCATAGAATCAGAAAGCAAGCCAAACAATATGTCACTACTTGAGCAACTGCAAAAGAGTGCTGCAGAGACAGAAAGTGAACTGGGGGACCATTTGATAGAAAATCCTAACATTCACGATCCATCCAAATTCACAAAGCCTGGAGAATTGCATTCTGATAGAGATGTTTCCAACCAGATGTTGGTCCATCGTATTCCCCCTGATTACTCCGATAGGAAAGCTCATGGTCCGATCTTTCCTTTCGTTTCCAGATTCAGTCAAAGTTTCAAGGACGCGCCAGTATTTAAGAAAATGCATTTTTGGTCCGTGGGAGTCTGGGGAAACGGTAATAGATTAAAAGACGAAATATCCAAAAGGTGGATAAAGGGAAATAATCATATCAGTGAGTAGCTATGTCTTCGTATAAAACACCATCACCACCAAACTTACCCACAATATCAGTGTGGGTCCAGTAGTCATCCTTTCTGAACTCGTCAATATCCTTGATTCCAACATTGAAGCCCCTTACGGATAGctttccttctttttgatcaGCTGAATAATCCTGGTAATCTCTGAGAATTAACTCACCATTATTAGCAGAAACTCCAAGCTTTCTGGGAAAAGTGTGTTTTCGGTCAACAAATCCACCGGTAATTCGATAATCAAATAGGTTAGTTTTGACAATAGGGCCAACTATATGCTCATATAACCTTTCATTTATAATGCGAGCCCCAGTAATGGCCTGAACGTAGTTGTAGGAAGACGAAAACGGAGAAGAAACACTCGGTGGTTCCAAGATCGAAGTGTAAATTAGTCTCAGAGGTCTAAACGATGGTAGCTCTGCaattttgttgaagacaccttttgaaaaaagccACCTTGATCTAGataccaaaaaagaatttctctttggcaTCAGTTGATACAATAGATTATCTGGAATATTTAAGATGGTGGAGTTATCCAGCTCAGAAATCAGCTTCTGTGGCGGCAAAATTCTGACGTTAATACCTGTAACCAGCGCACCAAAGATCTTGACCAAAGAGTTTAAATTGAATGTGATATCGTTTGTAAACGTTGTAAGCAACCTGTCCTTTGTTGACCATTCATGTTCAGTGGGCAACGATTGGAGCaaagctgaaattgaagagacAAAGCATCTTTGGTTGTATGTGAATGCGTCTCCCTGTGAATGTTGAACAAGTAAGTTTCTGGTATCATCTTTGAGGTCAAAAGTGTATTCGTATTCTTCGGCATTTTCGTTTATTAAATTCAACGAAGAAAAAGTAGCCACACGAGAATCAATGACTAATGGGCAAGGTGGGGAGTCAACTAAGACAATTGTGTCAAAATCTGATTTCAGCACACGATCCAAGTAAGCGAAAGAAGTGAAGATTACTTTGGGCTCAGTTGAAGTATATGTTTCAATCAGATCTTCATGAAAATGGAGAGTAAAATCTCTTAAAGAGCACAATCCGGTCAATATAATGATAAACCATTCGTATTGGGATAAGTCGACACCAATACAGGAGAATTGACTGGACTCGATGTAATTACTCAGTGCTTGCATAGTTTTCGTCAAGCTATCCATTGAGTACTCCTCCTGCCCAAATGTGATCTTTGAATTGTGGTTAATACCAAGTTTCCAGATATCTTTCAGATTTCCATCCCTGAGTTTATATTTCCAGCTGATACGGAGGCCAGTCACGAGGTCAATGCCATGTGGAGTATCAACTGATCTATAGACTGCAGTTTCGCCTTCTTTTCTAGTGTTTGCAACACTTGACTGATGGTACAAAACCAGTGGATCGACGTCCCTGTAGCTGTGTAACAAAAATGTGTATCCAAACCAGCATATGACATAGGTCAATGCCGAACTGAGTAAAATTAGGAACATTCTGGTTTCTTTGCCGAGTAGGGTAGGGGATATAGATAAGATATATATATATGTTCTGAAAAACGCGGGTGTAGGTATGGGATCAGCTGTTTTGAGCCCCATGTCTGGATTTAGTCCCTGTTCAAAATGTATTAAAGTGGCTATGGGCATTTTACTAAGCGTTTAATTTTGCCTAGAATATTTACCAAGCCGGAGCCATCTGGCGAGTCTGGATCGATTTCGTTACAAGTTCATAGCCCCTCCAGTTGTACATAATACGAAGTATTCAGGTTTCGGTAATACTGTCTGTACCTTCACTCTACTACCCTATACAGAGTCGGAGGcaaatcatcaaagagaacatGGTAGTTGTCTAGCAGCTGTTTTTACTCTAATCAGACAATGTTAAGATGCGCCCAGAATCTGATGGAATAGGAGATTCTTAACTAGGACGTTTAAATTGATAAAAAAGACTGTCGTCATAAATCTATGGACAATATTGATTTGATAGAATGATTGGAGACTTGCAATTCACCTTTTGAGATGGCTTTACAATTTATCTTCCCACACTCACCTTGAAAGTCCCATCGCTTTTACAACATCTGAATACTGCCTCTCTCCCATGCTTAACAGATACTTTCTATGCTGAATATCTTTTACAGTAGACACTGCTTCGAATTCTTCCCGAAGATGCTTCTTTAAATCTTTACGAGTCTGTGCTGATGGGATTTCTGAATTCATGTTAGTTAGAGCCTGAAAAAGTGAAACGATGAAATTACCTACGATAAATGGTTCGAAGAACTCGCCGTTGAAACTCTTTCACAGTGTTTCTAAAAAGAAACTCCTCTAAGGGGGGAATGTTCTTCAACCGGCTACTTCTATGGGCATATCTGGTTAACGTCCTTTGAACAGACATTGAACATGAAGAGTTCCGAATCGCGGACGCAGAAAATGGATCAGTACCATTTGTTCGCATCTCCCCAAGGGACTCATAATTTAATAAACTTGGTGATAAAATGTAATTTATTCTTCCTATGCTATTTACACTAACGTTTAACCCAGGTAGGAGATTTCCTGGCCTTGACCTTACCTGGCTTCTTTCTCTCCACCACACGATGGTCACGAGTCATACAACCAGCTTTATACAAACGACTCTTCAATAATGGATTGTGAATTACCAGCGCTCTGGAAATACCCAAAGAAATGGCTCCTGCTTGTCCAGAGAGCCCTCCACCTCTCACCTTAACGAAAACATTGTATTTCCCTTCAGAGTCTGTGACTTTTAGCGGGTACGTTACTTTGAGTCTGTCGGATGATCGAGGAAGATAGCTCACTAGAGAAGAGTTGTTGATCATTACATGCCCTTCTCCACGAACCAAATAGACTTTGGCAGAGGAAGCCTTTCTCCGTCCAACTGCAATAGCCCTTCCATTAGCGTCCAATTGAGGGACCTCTAAACGTGAGTTCTGAGCAGATTCTGcaactttgaacttgtttaATAAAGCCACTaaatcatcattttgtAACTGAGGATCAATAGCACTTAATCTGTTTAAAAGCTTGAGGAGTTCTTGATGTTGGATAACCTTCAGCCTGGATCCACCAGCTATTTGTTTATACTGTTCAAAATTAAACCACTTCACAGTAGCATTTCTACTAAGATCATAGGGAAAGGAAACATGTTTGCGTAGGGCTTTTGTGAGTTCCTGGACATTTTGGTCATGGAGGGGATTGGATGAGTAGAAAGTTGGTAGAGCTGGAATAATCCGCTTAACTTCCAGTTCAGGTATAGTATTGGGATTTTGGTTTCTACCTTGCCTTTGAACTGCAGAAGTCGGCCTCTGCTGAAGCAGCCGCATCACGGTGCTAAACCGTCTAATGCTGGCGAATGTTCTTGACATCGGTaaaaattttgtcaatgaGAGAAGTACTGTAGTAATGTGGAAAATATTGAACTGTTCGCGACTTTTTCCTGGGAGTCAAGATTTGGTGGGTTTAGGTAGGTGGAAGCTGTGGAAGCTTAGAAAGACGCGGTAGGAAGTTAGAGAAATATATACCGTTTAACCTATAACCTGAACCCAGTGTATTATTTATTATCTCTAATCTCTCACGTGAGGTTAACTAGttcttcatcgtcaatatcatcaaaagagTCATTCGTAAATAATCTGGCTCGATCTGGGttattctcttctttaATTTCGGTCTTGACTTTGACTTTTGATTTCGGATCTTTCTTAAGCCTCTGCCGTTTATTGGCAGAATTTGGTGGTATTGTTTCTGTTACTCGATTATCTGCGTTAGCATCATTTAATATTTCGTCaaaatcaatttcttcttcctcctcctctacctcctcctcttcttcatcgtcaaCCTCCTGTTCATTTAGTTTCTCCGCTGTATCATTCTCCAATAAATCATTTCCTTCTgcagatttttctttgtttccaTTTGCTGCAGATCCCTCCTCAAATCCCAAAAGATgttccttcaaaagtgCAGTCAGCATGTCATTTCGCCTCGTAACCATGTACAAATCCTCCGGCATTATTACTTTCCTTTTAGCATGCCTTGAAAATGACTCCAGATCTTGGCCCAGAGACAATACTTGGTTGTACACCAGTTCCACTAATGCAGCAGAAAAACTCGGGGTCACGCTGACAGATCCCAACTCCTTTAGTTGTTCATCCACCATTCTACACACCGCCGTCCAAAGACTAGCTTTTAGATGCTTAAGATGTTAGTAAACTGTTCTTGAATGCACGAGCAATGACTTACTTGGGCTATATCCCTTTCCTCTGGGGTCAATACCTTCATATCTTGCTTAAGGATGTTGGATGGAGATAGGAGAATTCAAAGCACTTAGCGATTTATTTCTCCAGGTTTTATCACATAATTTGCGAAATCGGTTCCAATTTATCACGACCGAACCCTCAGTTTATTCTCCTTAAACCAATTTGACGACTTCAATGTCATTTGTGCCCTTTCTTGAACCATTCATCCCCCATGAAAACACATTGCTTCCAGAACTACCCTTTGTGACCCTTACTTATGCTCAATCGCTTGACTCAAGAATAGCGGCCAAAAAGGGAGAACGAACGGTTATATCTCATCAGGAGACAAAAAATATGACCCAGTATCTTAGATCTAAACATGACGCCATTCTCGTTGGGGTGAAAACGGTTTTGGCAGACGATCCAGGGCTCAATTGTAAGCTGGGAACTCCTATCCGTCCGATCATACTCGATCCAACTTTCCAGTTACTTTCTAAGATAGCATCATTAAAGCTCATTAAGCTAGGCCTCTCAGGAGAAGGTGAACCTCCGGTATTTATTACTCGCAAAGGGGTGGTATCTCCAGATTTACAGGCAAATTTAAGGTCGGATTATGGTATTTCTATCGTGGAGATTGCTGATAGAGATGTCCACCGAGGAAAAATGTCTTGGTTTGCCATATTGAAAATCCTGAAAGATGCTGAAATTCATAGCGTCATGGTAGAAGGAGGTGCCACAATCATTAACGATTTGCTCATTTGTAGGCAGAACAGCGTTCCCCTGGTTGCCTCCCTTATCATCACAGTAGGTCCAGTATACTTGGGTAAGGATGGGGTCGAAGTCACACCAGCCCGTAGCGTTAAGCTAGGCAATGTTCGCTGGTGGCACGGAATACAAGATGCTGTAGTGGCAGCCAGTTTGGAATAATGAGTTAATGACGATATAATTTTAAAAACTACAAACAGATTCTATAACTGGCATACCGACCACTGGTCTCAGACCTTCTAATGATCTTCACCACTTGTCCCCTCTTCAAACCGAGATATCGTGCTACCGGGTCCTCTCTTTGGATACGCGGCAACTGGctctctttcaacttgtATCTCTGCAGTAGCTGTGATTTTTCACCATCGCTTAATCGAATGTGTTTGGGCACCAATTCATGGTGTGTAATGTTAACAACAAGATCACTTTCTTGAAATGTTTCAATGATGGCAGGTGAAACGGTAGGGATCATTTTGTTGGCGCTAGGTGTAATATTGTTCTGGTAAATGAAAATTCCAGTGCTAAAGTTTTTCTCCTGTATTCTGAGGCAAAAGTTTCTCATGGTCTTGATTCCCACACTAGGTTCGTCGCAAAACTCCACCCACAATGTTCCAAGATCAGAGTACTTCTCTAAAGCTTCTGGTGTTGGGTTAGCCAAGAACGACattagttttctttgagGATTTCCCATGGAGTCACAAATCTTTGATCGAAATTCCTCCAAGCTTTGatccatttcttcttgtgAAATAAAATAGCCTCTGTCAGCGGCCATTTCCTTGACTGTACGAAATGATCTCCACAATCTAGAAATGATTCGGTTGTTGTCTTCCATGATTGTTGTGTTGTGAGTCGTGGAGTTGGATAAATTAGAGATTAGTACAGAtagatgttgaaaaaaaatttttGTTCGCGCGCGACCTACAACCTTAACCAGAAGGTGAAAGAGAACAGTCTACCTAATCTCCACCCGATGGTGGGACAGTCCTAGTGTAATTGAGCTCAATATCTCCACTGTTTTTCCAGATACGGGCCTTCACCGTGGCAAGCGTCATATTCAAGTCGAGTTTCTGTCCCTGACAATGAACAGTCAACCAACTACTTGGATCTGGATAAATTGAGGCTTCGGGCGGCTTCTCGGAAAACTTTTCGACAATATAGCAAAGCACTTTCCTCATCCGTAGCATATTGTAGGCTGATAGTTTGAGGCTATTATTCTCGAGTGGTGGAAGCTTGTGAGGAGAGTCCTTTGGAGTGCCGTCTAAAAGCACAAAGTTTACCTTATTCAGGGGCTTCTCCATGTATTTGTTGTAGAATAATGCATTTATGATCCATTTAGGCAGATGCGTTTCTAAgtccttcaaaacttgatcaaTGGAACCTTGATCCAGTGTCTTTAAAATAGATAAATTTGTCTCATAGACTTCAATAGTGACATTTCTTAGATCTTGGAATTGTTGGTTGACGATGAGCTGAACATTCTTGGTTGAGCTGATGCGAGGAACCTCAAAATTATTGAACTTAAATGGCTGGTTCGGATCAAATATCGATTCTACCAAATCTTCAGTGGAGATAATTGAGCTGGCACCGGTATTATTAGAACTCTTTGTGCGTCCAAACAATCTAAACTTTTTGGACGTTGAATCAGAAGGatcttcagtttttttcGAAATTCCAGAGGATGAAGTTGAAACTGAACCTGTTTTTTGTTTAACAATCTCTAGATCAACAAAGTTCTGAAATAAACTAGTCAGTACTAACTTTCCAATGTTGAACCTTAAAGCTGTGTAATCGTGAGATTCCGAGTTATGGTGAGTTGAGTAGTACTTCCCCAACTCCGGATATAGTTCGAATAAATCATCCATGTAGATTTCAGTATTCGTGAGAGTATTCTCTTCTAAGGTTATAAAGAGCTTACCAGCTCTGACTTGAACTTTGCACCAAATTGGTAAAGTTTCATTTGTTTGAAACTTCTCAGCGTACGACTCAAATCTGTAACTTTCCTCATCGCTGCCTTCAAGCTCGACATCTTTGGTATCATACAACATGCATTCATCTACTTTTTTAAAATTCAATAAATCCCAGAGCTGGGTATTGAGACTATCGTCCATGGTAGCCACTTGGCGTCTattgttcaaaagttgGTATCTGATAAGTCCCGGATTTCCAGAACAGGAAAATGATGGCTTGTCGTTCATTGGTAAAAGTTCAAATTGATCGGGATCAATTGGATCGATGTTAATAGTCAACTGGCCAGTGTTAATGTCAGCATAAGCAAACTCGCCAGAAGAGCCGCCTTGGAAAGAAGCAAAAGGGGTACTTTTGAGGCCAATCACATCTTCAATAGGAGTCGCTTCAGGAGAAATATgggaaattgaaagagcGTCATCTATCTGAGCTAGATCATAGTTAGATGTTTCATGAGATAGCATAGACACCAAATCGTAGACATCTCTTGACTCATCACCGTCCTCCAAGTTTCCTGGTCGGAAACTGTTCAGTAAAAGAATATTCTTCCTTAATCTGATAGCTTGGTGAATAATAATCTTATTCGTTATGGGTATTTTCCAAGCTTGAATACaggtatttttcaaacttttctctGTACTATTCTGGATAGTGGTTGTGGAAGTGAAAACATTAGATCCATTTGAAACAATGGAAAGGACACTGTTTTCACTtttggatgattttgacagATCAGCTATTAACGTGGCAACACCCAAGTTTTCGTtaattttgttttgaagtATGAAGTTATCATTGTTGCTCTCGTCTAAGTAGTCGTCATAATTACAGGAACGCAAATCAGTCTTGAATAAAAGTCCCGATTTATCACCCGAGTAAAAGACCCCAAAGTCTGGGTCTGGAGCATGCAAAGACCAAACTGGCGCCAGGTGCATATCTAATGTCCTTAATATTCGATTTGTTCTCAGACACCATAATTTCACTGACGTATCGGAAGAACCAGAGAGAATATATGAAGGGGAAATTTTCAAACATCTCACAGTACTTCTATGGCCCATAAGGGATAAAACAGGCGTGGCAATTCTGTGATCATACATTTGAATAGCATTCTCGGGGCCTCCCGCACATATCATATGGTTACTCGTTGCTACTGAATAAATGGATGACCTATCAGACTTTCCGGTATAATGACTTGATTCCTTTCTATGATCGACATCCCAAAGTTTTAATTGCCTATCCAAGCCACCTGAAACCAAAAAGTTATTTTCTTCGTTGAAATCAAGACACTTAACGTAGTCACTGTGGTGGCCCAAAGTGTCCACTTGAGAAGTTTTGTGGTTCCACAATTTCACCGATAAATCAGAAGAGCAACTAGCAATGGTGCTATCATCTAAAACACTAATATCATTGATCCAGTCTGAATGAAGCATAGAATATTTATCCAGTTCAAAACCATTAAAAGAACTTTGCCTGAAATTTAGACCCCTAGCAATGCTGCGCTCTAATTTTGACAATTCTGTTTCATTGTCCACATTTTTAGCGATATAATTGTCTATCTGAGGATGAGTCTTATAGTTGGTGTCAAACTCGTCATATTTGTCATCCCCTTGTGCATCATTTGACACAGACTTATTTATCGACCATGAGGCGACCATCCCATCTCTTCCAGCAGAAAATAGCCTGTCACCAGAGAACGCCAAAGAATTGACCCCCAGCTTGTGACCTGTAACCTCCGACGTGTCCAGGGTATACGAAACACTGGTCATGAAGGAACTGAAAATTAGGAAAGCTGGGAAATTGGATGAGAAAGTTGCAGATCCTAGATAATCCCACTAAGATAAGTAGCCGCGGAGATGCCAGATGTCGGGCACTTTAGGAAATATATTTGTATACATAATCTAGGTCAAATCTTGGAGAGATCTTCGGGCTTGCATCTCTTCATATTCCTGGTCTTTGGCCACTAGAATATCTCTATCTCGCTTGAGTCTGTGAAGTTCCCGTATCTTCCAGTCAAGCTTTTCCTTTTCCGGGTCTATGTCGTCTGTGTCATCAATTATGAGGTAGTCTTTTTGGGTAGGGATTATTCTGGTCTCCCTGGCTTTGTCAGCATAGTGTTGAAGATTGTTCAAGATTATGTTCTTCTCCTTGTCAGGATCAAGTTCAGAATCGGGCTTGACATTTTTCGATCTTTTTACAAAGACTGGCTTCAGCACTTGGCCCGTGGAACTGGAATCCGAAGAATCTTCTGATGATTCTTCGACAGATTCGTCCAAGGATTCTTCCGATGACTCAACCAGTGAAGCATTAGGAACTTGTTCGGAGAAATCATTAACTTTTAAAGTTGTTTCCTTAGCAGTGGAAGTCAGGTACTCCGCATTGGACGACGGAGGGGTTTGGTCTTCAGTCTTTTGCACCGACTCATAATCATGGTTTGActccattttcaaaacGTCATCATTCTTGTGCTCTGTGGAGTTGATCGTTTTCTTATCTGTGTTTCGTTCTTGGGTTCTCTCATCAAGGTCACTATGCAGTGACAAGATATTATCTTTTGGAACCTCCCTTAAGGACCCTTCAACCGTTAAAGGTGGTTCTTCCTGCAAGTCACTATCCGTCCCTTCTTCACTGCTATCACTGTCAATATCATCTACCTTCTTTCCTGTATAATACCTCTTCATTGGGACGATGTTGATTCCCTGGAAGTTCCTTcttatttttctttagcGAAAGGGAAACTTATTTTTCAGCaagaaattttttttttctatcaGACTCTTTGTTCCCTCCATAACTCATGTCAGCCATTTACAAAGCTCTAAATAAACGTTCAGAATCTAAGCACACAGCAAAGAGAGTTAACAGACAAAGAGTTCTGCTGATGACCTCTAGGGGCGTCACTTACAGACATAGACATTTGGTGCAAGACTTGTTCAGTTTACTTCCACATGCAAAGAAAGAGCCCAAGTTAGATCACAAAAAGAGACTATATGAGCTCAACGAAATTGCTGAGCTGTACAACTGTAATAATGTGATGTATTTTGAAGCCAAAAAACACCAAGATTTGTATCTGTGGATATCCAAACCTCCTAATGGACCAAGTTTAAAATTCCATGTACAAAACATGCACACCTTAGATGAACTCAACTTTACCGGTAACTGTTTGAAAGGTTCTAGACCAATACTTTCCTTTGATAAGGCATTTGATGATGGAGAGGCTCAATTTCAGCTGATGAAAGAGCTGTTCATTCACGTGTTCGGAGTTCCTCCTTTAGCTCGTAAATCAAAACCGTTTATTGACCACGTTATGAGTTTCAGCATTGTCGATGGGAAGGTTTGGATCAGAAACTTCCAGATCGCTGAGACCgaggaattgaaagaaaatgaagaggCAGCTACTATCGACGATTCTATACTTAAAGATCTCACCTTGGTGGAGATTGGACCAAGAGTTGTGCTCACATTGATTACAGTACTTGAAGGATCATTTGGAGGTCCTAAGATCTACGAGAACAAAGAATATGTTTCGCCTAACGTTGTTAGAGCTCAACAGAAACAATTGGAAGCTGAAGCTGCCGCCAACAGATCTAAAGCCACACTAGatagaaaaatcaagatcAGAGACCAGGTCTTGGAGGCTGATCCGTTGGATAATGAGGTcctgttcaaaaatggtTGATTGTAAAGAGTCACCTGTAATCTTCAAATAggaaaattgaaatatATATAAAGAGAAAATGGCAGAAAAAAGGAGATCTCTTTCCTTCTCT
This is a stretch of genomic DNA from Komagataella phaffii GS115 chromosome 3, complete sequence. It encodes these proteins:
- a CDS encoding RNA polymerase subunit ABC27, common to RNA polymerases I, II, and III: MEDNNRIISRLWRSFRTVKEMAADRGYFISQEEMDQSLEEFRSKICDSMGNPQRKLMSFLANPTPEALEKYSDLGTLWVEFCDEPSVGIKTMRNFCLRIQEKNFSTGIFIYQNNITPSANKMIPTVSPAIIETFQESDLVVNITHHELVPKHIRLSDGEKSQLLQRYKLKESQLPRIQREDPVARYLGLKRGQVVKIIRRSETSGRYASYRICL
- a CDS encoding ribosome biogenesis protein BRX1; translation: MSAIYKALNKRSESKHTAKRVNRQRVLLMTSRGVTYRHRHLVQDLFSLLPHAKKEPKLDHKKRLYELNEIAELYNCNNVMYFEAKKHQDLYLWISKPPNGPSLKFHVQNMHTLDELNFTGNCLKGSRPILSFDKAFDDGEAQFQLMKELFIHVFGVPPLARKSKPFIDHVMSFSIVDGKVWIRNFQIAETEELKENEEAATIDDSILKDLTLVEIGPRVVLTLITVLEGSFGGPKIYENKEYVSPNVVRAQQKQLEAEAAANRSKATLDRKIKIRDQVLEADPLDNEVLFKNG
- a CDS encoding Diaminohydroxyphoshoribosylaminopyrimidine deaminase, producing MSFVPFLEPFIPHENTLLPELPFVTLTYAQSLDSRIAAKKGERTVISHQETKNMTQYLRSKHDAILVGVKTVLADDPGLNCKLGTPIRPIILDPTFQLLSKIASLKLIKLGLSGEGEPPVFITRKGVVSPDLQANLRSDYGISIVEIADRDVHRGKMSWFAILKILKDAEIHSVMVEGGATIINDLLICRQNSVPLVASLIITVGPVYLGKDGVEVTPARSVKLGNVRWWHGIQDAVVAASLE